The region ATGGTTGAAAATGCCCATAAACATCTTGAAAAGCTGAGAAAAGAAAAAGGTGAATACACAGACAGAGAGAGAATAGAAGCTATAGTAAAGGCAGCAAAACAGGTTGGAAGACCTATATTCTTTGCACTTCTCCTAATTGTTGTCTCATTTCTTCCCGTCTTTGCCCTCTCAGGTCAGGAAGGTATGCTATTCAAACCCCTCGCCTTCACAAAGACATTTACAATGCTCGCAGCTTCAGTTTTTGCTGTAACACTTGTTCCTATACTTATGGTATGGCTTATTAAAGGAAGAATAGTATCTGAGGAAAAAAACCCGGTTAACTGGATACTTATAAAGATATACTCACCTATTATAAAACTGACATTGAAGGTGAGATATCTGGTCATAATACTTGCTGTTGTTGCTATAGGAATGGTCTACCCGATATACAAAAAGCTGAGCTGGGAATTTATGCCTATGTTAAACGAACAGACATTTATGTATATGCCTGTTACACCTTACGGCATATCTATAACACAGGCAAGGGAACTGACACAGCTTACGGATAAAATACTCGCATCTTTCCCTGAGGTTGATACAGTCTTCGGGAAAGCAGGAAGGGCTGAAACAGCTACAGATCCAGCACCCCTTTCTATGATTGAGACGATAATCACATTTAAACCGAAGGAGTACTGGAGAGAAGGTGTAACATTCCAGTCATTAATGCAGGAGATGGAAGAAAAACTCCAGGTTCCCGGGCTCACAAACAGCTGGACATATCCTATAAGGGGAAGGATAGATATGCTCCTTACAGGTATAAGAACCCCACTTGGTATAAAGCTTTACGGTGATGATCTTGATAAGCTTCAGGAGTATGCTGGAAAGATAGAGAAGGCTCTCCAGAAACTTCCCGAAAGTATGTCTGTGTTCGCTGACAGAGTTGCTCAGGGATATTTCCTTAACATAAAGATAGACAGGAAAAAGATAGCAAGATACGGTCTTTCCATTGAGGATGTTGAGAGTATTATTCAGATGGGAATAGGTGGAATGCCTGTTTCAACGATATACCACGGTCTTGAGAGGTATCCCTTACTTGTCAGGTATGAAAAGGATTACAGGGAGAATATTGAGGCATTAAAAAATCTTATAATTCCAACACCTGACGGCAGAGGTATACCGCTAAAGGCTGTTGCGGATGTATACTACGACGAAGCCCCATCTGTGATAAAGTCTGAAAAAGGTATGAAGGTGGTTTTTGTATACATAACACCTCACCAGAATGTAACACCTGAAGAGTATGTGGAAAAAGCAAAAAAAGTTCTATCACAGATAAAACTTCCTCAGGGGTTCTTTATTGAGTGGGCGGGGCAGAGCCAATATTTAGAGCATGCAAAGGAAAGACTTATGTATATCATACCTCTAACAGTGGCGATAATATTTTTACTCGTTTATTTCACATTCAGAAGTATAAAGAACACCCTTATTATTCTTCTGTCTATACCTTTTGCCCTTCTTGGTGGGCTGTGGTATATAGACTACCTGAACTTTAATATGAGTATAGCTGTTGTTGTTGGGTTTTTAGCCCTTTTAGGTGTTGCTGCTGAGACAGCTATAGTAATGATAATATATCTTGAAGAGGCTGTAAAAAGCAGACTTAAACAGTTTAAAACGATAACGGAAAAACAGTTCTACGATGCGATATATGAAGGAGCTGTTCTCAGAATACGTCCAAAGATGATGACAGTTTCAGCCATACTTGCTGGTCTATTACCGATAATGTACATAACAGGTGTAGGGTCAGAGGTTATGCAGAGGATCGCAGCACCTATGATAGGTGGTGTTGTAAGCTCTGCTATCCTTACACTTGTGATAATACCTGCTATATACACGGTCACAAAAAAGTATGAACTTAAAAGGAATAAACTGTTAAAATCTTAGTTAAAACTTCTGGAGGAAGTAAAAATGAAAAGGATATTCTCTTCTCTGTTAACATTATTAATATTAATAACTTTTTCTGTAGCATCTGATACTGACAGAGGTAAGGATATAAAACAGCTCAATATAGGTAAGCCATGCTGTTCAAATTGTGATGAAAAAAAGGTGGAGAAGCCTAATAAACCTTCATGTCCTAACTGTGCCGAATCTAAAAAGCCCTGCTGTAAAGATGGTTAATATCTTGACATAATAGTTAATAAGTCTTATATTGATTAATAACCTTTATCTGAAATTTTATCTGAGTTTATCTGACTGAAGAGAAGTGCTACTAACTTCTTCATCTGAAGGGGCATTTAGCCCCATTTTTTATTTCCAAACCCCTTTAATCTCAGTATTGCATTTAGGACATCTTCCATCTTTAAGATTGTTCTTTACGAACTGGCCTATATGTCCTGATCTTTCTATAACTTTAAAGTTACACTCTGGGCAGTATGTTGATTCTCTGTCTTTATCATCGAGATTTCCAACATAAACGTAGTTCAGCCCGGCTTCCTTACCTATCTCGTAAGCTTTTCTTAGAGTCTCAACAGGAGTTGGTGGAACATCTGTCATCTTGTATGCAGGGAAGAATCTTGATATATGCCATGGTATATCTTTATCTAAGGATGCTATCCATTTTGCAGCCTCTTTTAATTCCTTTTCATCATCGTTATAACCGGGGATTATCAGTGTTGTAAGCTCAACCCATATCCCAAGCTCCTTGGCATGTTCTATCGTTTTTAATACAGGTTTTAGTCTTGCACAGGATATATTTCTGTAAAAATCATCATTAAACGCTTTAAGATCAATATTCATAGCATCAAGATATGGAGAAAGAGTGTCTAAAGCTTCTTTTGTTTCGTATCCGCTTGATACAAAAACATTTCTTATCCCATTTTCCTTTGCTAACTTCATTGTGTCGTAGGCATACTCAAAGAAAACAACAGGTTCATTGTATGTGTATGCAATAGATGGGATGTTGTTTGTTTTACAGATATTTACTATCGTTTCAGGCATGAGCTGGATCCCGAAAACCTCTCCGTTATGCGTCTGTGGATGCTGTGATATCTCCCAGTTCTGACAGAACTTACAGCAGAAGTTACAGCCGACAGTTCCCAATGAAAATATCTGTGTTGCAGGCAGGAAATGGAATAGAGGTTTTTTCTCAACAGGATCTATATTGTATGAGGCGGCAAGTCCGTAAACTGTGAGATAAAGATTTCCATCCTCTCCAACCTTCCTTATCCCACATTTACCATACTCACCTTTAGATAAAACACATCTTTGGCTACATGCTGTACACAGAACCTTTCCGTCCTTCTTTTTTGACATCCACGCGAGAGCTTCCATACCGTCCCCTCCATTTTAATGATGGAACGGTCTTAAATATATCTTTTAGATAAAAATTATCAACCTTTAGATAAGGTTGCACCCCACCCTTTTCTTTAATAACACCGAATCTTCGCTGAAATTTCCTGCAGAGTCAAAAACTGAGGCTTTAAGATAGGCATCTACACAGGCTGGAACCCTTTCAAATATTACCTGTTTTAGTATGCCGTATCTGTTGCAGCCTAAAGGTGTAGGCTCTAAACATATCTCGTACTCGCTATATGTGCCAACTATTGTATAGTCAATATCTGGTATGTACAGCATCCAGGTTATATCAGAGCTGTTTATAACACCGTCTTCAGGGTCTGAAGCTGTGTAATCTACAGATATAGTTATATCCTCAGTTCCATCAGAATAACTGTTCGAAGGATCTGGTATATATGATCCATTTGCTGGAGAGTTTATTGTTATACTTGGGGGATAATCTGTGCAGTTTTCTATATTAACAGTTATCTGATCTTCTCCTATTTTTCCACCCTGATCAGCATATCTAACAGTTACAATATACGATCCCGGATTTAAGAATTTTCCTGTAACAGTTCTTCCGTACTTTTCACCTATATCTCCAAAAATCCACTGTATCCTTGAGTCTATGATATCTTCTCCATTACTGTCCGTCACGTCAGCTCTAAAGGTGATATCCTGTCCTGTGCAGAATGTAGAGCCGCCAGGGGGAGAAGTAATATTAACAGACGGTGGAAAATTAACAATTTTTATAAAGATATTACTGTAGGTATCATCAAATGTATCACACTGGTTTTCCTTAGTTAGACAGGCAATTATCTCAATATAGCCGTCTGTATAAGGAAGAGTTACATCAATAACAGAACCTTCACCTATTACGTCATATCCATTCCTTACAGTCCATAAAATCCTGT is a window of Persephonella marina EX-H1 DNA encoding:
- a CDS encoding efflux RND transporter permease subunit yields the protein MIEKIIEWSVRNKLIVVSLSLIVLGASIWALKNTPLDAIPDLSPPQVIVYTKWQGQSPSVVEDQITYPVVSTLLSAPEIETVRGISSFETSAVYVIFKEGTDIYWARSRVLEYLSQIKDKLPKTAEVTLGPDATGVGWVYQYALYSDKRNLWQLRTLQDWYLKYTLLGVDGVSEVASIGGFVKGYQITLNPQKLRAYDISLKQVISSLKMNNNDTGGRIIESNGFEFIIQGIGYIKTLDDIKDITVKITPNGIPVRIKDIARVELVPMNRRGMADLNGLGEVVGGIVVMRFGENAYQVIQRVKEKIKEIKENLPEDIKIITTYDRSQLIEKAVNTLKRTLIEESIIVLIVIGIFLFHFRSSLVIIITLPLAVITGFLFMKFFNITSNIMSLGGIAIAIGAMVDAAIVMVENAHKHLEKLRKEKGEYTDRERIEAIVKAAKQVGRPIFFALLLIVVSFLPVFALSGQEGMLFKPLAFTKTFTMLAASVFAVTLVPILMVWLIKGRIVSEEKNPVNWILIKIYSPIIKLTLKVRYLVIILAVVAIGMVYPIYKKLSWEFMPMLNEQTFMYMPVTPYGISITQARELTQLTDKILASFPEVDTVFGKAGRAETATDPAPLSMIETIITFKPKEYWREGVTFQSLMQEMEEKLQVPGLTNSWTYPIRGRIDMLLTGIRTPLGIKLYGDDLDKLQEYAGKIEKALQKLPESMSVFADRVAQGYFLNIKIDRKKIARYGLSIEDVESIIQMGIGGMPVSTIYHGLERYPLLVRYEKDYRENIEALKNLIIPTPDGRGIPLKAVADVYYDEAPSVIKSEKGMKVVFVYITPHQNVTPEEYVEKAKKVLSQIKLPQGFFIEWAGQSQYLEHAKERLMYIIPLTVAIIFLLVYFTFRSIKNTLIILLSIPFALLGGLWYIDYLNFNMSIAVVVGFLALLGVAAETAIVMIIYLEEAVKSRLKQFKTITEKQFYDAIYEGAVLRIRPKMMTVSAILAGLLPIMYITGVGSEVMQRIAAPMIGGVVSSAILTLVIIPAIYTVTKKYELKRNKLLKS
- the amrS gene encoding AmmeMemoRadiSam system radical SAM enzyme; amino-acid sequence: MEALAWMSKKKDGKVLCTACSQRCVLSKGEYGKCGIRKVGEDGNLYLTVYGLAASYNIDPVEKKPLFHFLPATQIFSLGTVGCNFCCKFCQNWEISQHPQTHNGEVFGIQLMPETIVNICKTNNIPSIAYTYNEPVVFFEYAYDTMKLAKENGIRNVFVSSGYETKEALDTLSPYLDAMNIDLKAFNDDFYRNISCARLKPVLKTIEHAKELGIWVELTTLIIPGYNDDEKELKEAAKWIASLDKDIPWHISRFFPAYKMTDVPPTPVETLRKAYEIGKEAGLNYVYVGNLDDKDRESTYCPECNFKVIERSGHIGQFVKNNLKDGRCPKCNTEIKGVWK